The nucleotide window AACTGGTCGCGCGCGGCATCGGCGTGGCGCTGCTTCCGAATAGCGCGGGACTCGGCAAGTGGCCCGCCGGCGTCGTCGCGCTCGAACTCGGCGAGGCGACGTTTCAGCGGGAGATCGGCCTCGTGCAGCGTCCGCGACATAGCCGGCAGGCGGTGGCGGGTGCGCTCGCCGATTGCATCGGCATGGCAGCGGGTGCGTGAGCAGAGACGTGAGGGGCCACTTGAACGGCGCTTGGACCGCACTTGGGCCGCACTTGAGCCGCACTTGAGCCGCCGCGCGAAGCACATGATTGTCCTGTCGCGGGAATGAACAACTGTATCTGTGAAATTCGCGCTTCCGCCCCCAAAATTCCCGTTCACGCGACGCTTTGAGATGTATCGCACCCCTACCAGTGTGCGCCCCACACCGCCCGCCCTGCCCGCCGCCGAGGTTCCAGCCCATGATCGCCAGCACCTTCCTCACCGCCGATGTCCTGATCGCCTACAGCGCCTACTTCGTCGGTACGGCGAGCCCCGGGCCGAGCAATCTCGCGATCATGTCACTGGCGATGAGCGCGGGCCGCCGCTCCGCGTTGACCTTCGCGCTCGGCGTGGTGTCGGGTTCGTTCTTCTGGGCGCTGCTGGCGTCGCTGGGTTTGTCGGCGGTACTCGCCACTTACTCGGAATGCCTGGTGGCGATCAAGATCGCCGGCGGGCTGTATCTGCTATGGCTGGGCTTCAAATCCGCGCGCTCCGCGTTTCGTCCCAAGGCGCTGCCCACGGGCACGGCGCGTGACAACGAACCGCTCAAGCGTCTCTATCTGCGCGGCCTGCTGCTGCATCTCACCAATCCGAAAGCGATTCTGGTCTGGCTGTCGATCGTCTCGCTGGCCATGTCGCCGGCCGGTGGCACCTCGCATACCGCGCCGGTGGTGCTCGGTTGCATGTGCATCGGCGTATCGGTGTTCAGCAGCTATGCGGTGCTGTTTTCGACCGCTTCCGCACGCCGCATCTACTCGGCGATCCGGCGCTGGCTCGACGGGTCGCTCGCGATCATGTTCGGCATTGCCGGCATCAAGCTGCTGACTTCGAAAAGCTGAGCGCGTCGGGAGACGCCCGCTGCTCTGCGATACTGTCGCCGTGACGATTGAAGCGGATAGACGAATACGATGAGCGGCAGCAAATAAGTGAACCCGGCGGCGCAGCACTCGCCACGGCAGAAGCGGCTCTATCTGGCGGGCCTCGCGGCGCTGGTGGGCGGTGTGATTCTGGCCGTGATCATCTATGCGACCACGCCACCGCCGGACAGCGCCGTCTCCATGTACAGCGTGGCCGATCCGCGCTATCAGATCGAATTGCAGCGTATCGGCGGCAATGCGGCGGTGCTGATGGCGCAGCTTCATCAGTGGTTCGACGGACTCTGGCACGGCACGGCGCTCGCTTATACGGTGGCCGTGCTGGGCGCCGTCATCGCGGGCGTGTGTTTCTTTATCGGCTATTTCTTCGCTGACGAATAACCGCCACGCTAGAAGCTACGCATCGCGTCGGCCGTGCGCTAACCCGCGCTTACGTGGCCTCTTTCACGTGCCGGTCGGGCTTCTCCACACCGGCCGTGCGCAGCGCCTCGTGCAAAGTGTTGAAAATGCAACTTTCCTCGACGATCGGCGTGATGCCGTGCCGGTCCATATCCGCACGCAAATAGCGGTTCACGCGCGCGAACAGCACCTCGATGCCTTCGCTTTTCAACGTCTGGCACAACTCGCCGATCGAGCGCGAGGCCGAATAGTCGATGTCGGTGATCGCGCTCGCGTCGATCACGAAGCAGCGCACCTTGCTCGGGGCAAGGTCGATCAGGCGCCGCGTATCGTCGACGAAAAAGTGGTCGTTCGCGTAAAACAGATCGGCGCCGAAGCGGTAGACGATCAGGCCCGGCGCGGTCTGAATGCCCGGCGCGGCGGGCACGGGAATCCAGACGCCGTCGTCGCCGGGGGCGAGAATCATCGTGTGCGGACGGTAGCTGTGGCGCAC belongs to Paraburkholderia aromaticivorans and includes:
- a CDS encoding LysE family translocator; its protein translation is MIASTFLTADVLIAYSAYFVGTASPGPSNLAIMSLAMSAGRRSALTFALGVVSGSFFWALLASLGLSAVLATYSECLVAIKIAGGLYLLWLGFKSARSAFRPKALPTGTARDNEPLKRLYLRGLLLHLTNPKAILVWLSIVSLAMSPAGGTSHTAPVVLGCMCIGVSVFSSYAVLFSTASARRIYSAIRRWLDGSLAIMFGIAGIKLLTSKS